From one Synechocystis sp. PCC 6803 substr. PCC-P genomic stretch:
- a CDS encoding PAS domain S-box protein, with product MNYLHKYHLVEAEKARVLGQFFEAEEFYERAIAGAAENEFIQEEALAYELAAKHYLARGREKIARTYMKEAHYCYDRWGAKAKVKDLEKRYPQLLNSNLIRQSTLTEGMISHSTAVMKAAQALSEIIHLDQLIARLLLMAQAAISLENARLYERLANYAKTLERKLEEQTQALQQEIINRERTEDALRQSEANYRNLLQTANSIIIRYDPQGRIHYINDYGVKLLGYKEHQILGRTLFETIIPDIEISGRDVKPMVHNLLRNPQSYPQGEGENLCRDGRRVWVAWSNQAIFNDRGEVVEILSVGNDTTQRRQAEEALQRSEAKFRNIFANSQVGIYRSRIGDGLILDANQRFADLFGFDSPQEMIGIEHTTGYWVNLSDRQQGIEVIKRDGEVRNYEAQMRKRDGTVFWGLFSSYLNAADDYIEGVIADISDRKQAEVALQASEAELRALFSAIPDPLCIINAEGRLLCTIKGTSSYGEECTGKTLHQLFAKEQADEFLDYIQQSVRTQQVLTVEYSDWIAGREVWFSARIAPIRHEQVIWLARDITAQKQAEAASILEERNRMAREIHDTLAQAFTGILAQVGAAKQVLTDDVEASQAHLDLIKELARTGLTEARRSVVALRPQLLEGGSLQSALHHLVAQIRTAAMDTTLYCEVKGTAYALSTEVESNLLRIGQESLTNAIKHANADEIRVQLVYDCDRFCLRVKDNGQGFGVGSIPASEGFGLLGMSERAERIGAQLTIRSQPGQGTEIIVTVIRE from the coding sequence ATGAATTACTTGCACAAATATCATCTAGTTGAAGCAGAAAAAGCGCGGGTCTTAGGGCAATTCTTTGAGGCTGAAGAGTTTTATGAGCGAGCGATCGCAGGTGCTGCTGAAAATGAGTTTATTCAAGAAGAAGCATTGGCTTATGAATTAGCGGCTAAACATTATCTAGCGCGAGGTCGAGAAAAAATTGCTCGAACTTATATGAAAGAAGCGCACTATTGCTACGATCGCTGGGGCGCAAAAGCTAAAGTTAAAGACTTAGAAAAACGGTATCCACAATTACTCAATTCCAACTTGATTCGGCAATCAACTTTGACTGAGGGAATGATCAGTCATTCGACCGCCGTGATGAAAGCGGCTCAAGCCCTCTCAGAAATTATCCATCTTGATCAATTGATTGCCAGGTTACTGTTGATGGCTCAGGCAGCAATTTCACTAGAAAATGCTCGGCTGTATGAACGGCTAGCAAACTATGCCAAAACACTGGAAAGGAAACTAGAAGAGCAAACTCAAGCATTACAGCAGGAGATCATCAATCGCGAACGAACAGAAGACGCATTACGACAAAGTGAAGCGAATTATCGCAATCTGCTACAAACCGCGAATTCAATCATCATTCGCTATGATCCGCAAGGACGGATTCACTACATCAACGATTATGGGGTAAAACTCCTCGGCTACAAAGAACATCAAATCTTAGGACGAACCTTATTTGAAACCATCATTCCGGACATCGAAATCTCTGGGCGTGATGTCAAACCTATGGTTCACAATTTACTTCGCAACCCTCAATCGTACCCGCAAGGTGAGGGTGAAAACCTGTGTCGAGACGGTCGGCGCGTTTGGGTTGCCTGGTCGAATCAAGCTATTTTCAACGATCGGGGAGAGGTGGTTGAAATCTTATCGGTGGGCAATGACACCACTCAGCGTAGACAAGCAGAAGAGGCATTACAACGTAGTGAAGCTAAGTTCCGCAACATCTTTGCAAATTCGCAGGTTGGTATCTACCGTAGCCGTATCGGTGATGGCTTAATTCTCGATGCCAATCAACGCTTTGCCGATCTGTTTGGCTTTGATTCACCCCAAGAGATGATTGGGATTGAACACACTACAGGCTATTGGGTCAATCTCAGCGATCGCCAACAAGGCATTGAGGTGATAAAGCGGGATGGGGAAGTGCGAAATTATGAAGCACAGATGCGAAAACGAGATGGGACAGTGTTTTGGGGACTTTTCTCTTCTTATCTGAATGCAGCCGATGACTACATCGAAGGGGTGATTGCAGATATTAGCGATCGCAAACAGGCAGAAGTCGCGTTGCAAGCCTCTGAAGCGGAACTGCGGGCGCTCTTTTCAGCCATTCCCGATCCGCTATGTATCATCAATGCTGAAGGGCGATTGCTCTGCACAATCAAAGGAACTTCATCTTATGGAGAGGAGTGTACTGGCAAAACGCTGCATCAACTTTTTGCCAAAGAACAAGCTGATGAATTTCTGGATTACATTCAGCAGTCGGTGAGAACTCAACAAGTCCTCACCGTTGAATACAGTGATTGGATCGCTGGACGAGAAGTTTGGTTTTCGGCTCGCATTGCCCCGATTCGACATGAGCAGGTGATTTGGCTGGCGCGAGATATTACGGCGCAAAAGCAAGCAGAAGCCGCCTCGATTTTAGAAGAGCGCAACCGCATGGCACGCGAGATTCACGACACACTGGCTCAGGCGTTTACAGGCATTCTGGCTCAGGTGGGAGCGGCAAAGCAGGTGCTAACGGATGATGTAGAAGCATCTCAGGCACATCTAGATCTAATCAAAGAATTGGCGCGAACTGGACTGACTGAAGCGCGGCGATCGGTAGTAGCGCTCCGCCCTCAGCTTTTGGAGGGGGGCAGTTTACAAAGCGCTCTCCATCATCTCGTCGCTCAAATCAGAACTGCCGCAATGGATACCACTTTGTATTGTGAGGTCAAGGGGACAGCCTATGCTCTATCAACTGAAGTCGAAAGTAACCTACTGCGGATTGGGCAGGAATCGTTAACTAATGCAATTAAACACGCCAATGCTGACGAAATCCGAGTGCAGCTAGTCTACGATTGTGATCGATTCTGCTTGCGCGTGAAAGATAATGGACAGGGATTTGGAGTTGGTAGTATTCCAGCCTCTGAGGGCTTTGGCTTACTCGGCATGAGCGAGCGAGCAGAGCGCATCGGCGCACAACTAACCATTAGGAGTCAACCTGGACAGGGAACAGAGATTATTGTCACCGTCATTCGGGAGTAA
- a CDS encoding transposase has product MSQKRRRTFTDEQKSETVKIVEDSGKPISQIAREIGLTKSALKK; this is encoded by the coding sequence ATGAGCCAAAAACGAAGACGAACATTTACAGATGAACAGAAATCGGAGACAGTAAAAATTGTCGAAGATTCAGGAAAGCCTATAAGCCAAATAGCAAGGGAAATAGGTTTGACGAAAAGTGCCCTAAAAAAATAG
- a CDS encoding DUF1822 family protein: MVAIDNNLKIPLTSADHQWVKTIALQSGCQGEKLQRLIKNLLAVRAIAHWLEIYGIDYDEGESYSRQPPIHLGETVADLYLPNLGRLECRGIGHQEEEIYFGAESWQDRLGYAVVEISEDLRQGEIFGFLESFTAEIVPKQQLQPIEGLFRVIATAEQASMVLAPVEVVQNAVNRVTDVIQTWVERVTTTTWQLGTEQWVPQLIPVRSLGTVERIIDKFQGAKDEATKQRLIITLGELATENDQPQAIAKLVEIIDGTNNEDTRWLAAGTLARIDAKHPQAVHSVTKTIAHDLALGQIPLTLTVSLMPRGDHTIAGLITLQPLQSTQTLPAGLALALLTTDDQLIDSIGVGEEEQGGKNLLKMSLEIDPGSDFRIRVSLGELAVTEDIHL; the protein is encoded by the coding sequence ATGGTTGCCATCGATAATAATTTGAAAATTCCCCTAACTTCAGCGGATCATCAATGGGTGAAAACCATTGCCCTCCAATCTGGTTGCCAGGGAGAAAAACTTCAACGGCTCATTAAAAACCTTTTGGCCGTTAGGGCGATCGCCCATTGGTTGGAGATCTACGGCATTGATTATGACGAGGGGGAAAGTTATAGCCGTCAACCACCAATCCATTTAGGGGAAACAGTGGCTGATCTTTACCTACCTAATCTCGGTCGTTTGGAATGTCGGGGCATTGGTCACCAAGAAGAGGAAATTTATTTTGGGGCGGAAAGTTGGCAGGACAGATTAGGCTATGCGGTGGTGGAAATTAGTGAAGACCTGCGCCAAGGGGAAATATTCGGTTTTTTAGAATCTTTTACTGCGGAAATAGTGCCTAAACAACAGTTACAACCCATAGAAGGACTATTCCGGGTTATTGCCACTGCGGAACAAGCTTCAATGGTTCTCGCCCCAGTGGAAGTAGTGCAAAATGCCGTTAATCGGGTGACAGACGTGATTCAAACTTGGGTGGAACGGGTTACCACTACCACTTGGCAGTTGGGAACGGAGCAATGGGTACCCCAGTTAATTCCTGTCCGTAGCTTGGGCACAGTGGAGCGCATTATCGACAAATTTCAGGGAGCCAAGGATGAGGCTACCAAGCAAAGATTAATTATTACTCTGGGGGAATTAGCCACCGAAAATGATCAACCCCAGGCGATCGCCAAATTGGTGGAAATCATTGATGGCACGAACAATGAAGATACCCGCTGGTTAGCCGCTGGCACCCTAGCCCGCATTGATGCCAAACATCCCCAGGCGGTGCATAGTGTTACCAAAACCATTGCCCATGACCTGGCTTTAGGGCAAATCCCGTTGACGTTAACCGTTTCTTTGATGCCTAGGGGTGACCATACCATTGCCGGTTTGATTACGTTGCAACCTTTGCAATCAACACAAACTTTACCGGCAGGATTAGCATTGGCATTGTTAACCACCGATGACCAGTTAATTGACAGTATTGGGGTTGGAGAGGAAGAACAAGGGGGAAAAAATCTCCTCAAAATGAGCCTAGAGATTGACCCCGGCAGTGATTTTCGCATTCGGGTATCCCTGGGAGAATTAGCTGTAACGGAAGATATTCATCTTTAG
- a CDS encoding radical SAM protein translates to MEHKPNEFVKRAMKIDIIIVYIQRYRKGHEVHFVPPLTGIHLAALTPAKHTVRVIHQQVETVNLDSEADVIVLSFFSGFAPEAYRLATEYRKRGKITIAGGPHVTFAPEEALRFVDSIVIGEGESVWEQIFQDIEQNTLQQRYIGEAIPLTNIPTPRYDLLPPQYFIRRVVQATRGCPFTCSFCTVPVLNPGFRTRPVEAVLNDIRYNKFKWWWQRKTVWFWDDNLTANRPYIKELLRQMIPLRKWWLTQASMDITKDDELLDLMRDSGCIGIFFGIESFGQESLEDAGKRQNKVAEYQGKIKKLHDRGIGVMAGFISGLDGDTPESIRDMANQLEEIGVDVPFLSILTPFKGTRSYSKMMDTDRLRSDLGWEFYNGYNVTFVPSKMTPAELLKAHRDLWRSAFSLQAIFRRIGRSLFTLRGGAMMMCSIMNLFYGLKALTNNEPISFEGTDEYKSIRETIDLIPYSRQNSLS, encoded by the coding sequence ATGGAGCACAAGCCAAACGAGTTTGTGAAACGAGCCATGAAAATCGATATCATTATTGTCTACATTCAGCGATATCGAAAGGGACATGAGGTTCATTTTGTCCCGCCGCTGACTGGTATCCATCTTGCTGCCCTGACCCCGGCAAAACATACTGTTCGAGTTATTCACCAACAGGTTGAAACCGTAAATCTAGACAGCGAAGCTGATGTAATTGTCCTCTCCTTCTTCAGTGGTTTTGCCCCGGAAGCATATCGCTTAGCAACGGAATATCGAAAACGGGGCAAGATAACAATCGCGGGTGGTCCTCATGTAACTTTTGCCCCAGAGGAAGCTCTGAGATTTGTGGATAGTATTGTCATCGGCGAAGGGGAGTCGGTCTGGGAGCAAATTTTCCAAGATATCGAACAGAACACTCTTCAGCAGCGATATATTGGTGAAGCAATTCCCCTCACAAATATCCCCACTCCCCGGTACGACCTGTTACCTCCGCAGTACTTCATTCGACGGGTTGTTCAAGCCACTAGAGGATGTCCATTTACCTGCTCATTCTGCACTGTACCCGTTCTCAATCCCGGCTTTCGTACTCGCCCTGTCGAGGCGGTGCTGAACGACATCCGATACAACAAATTCAAATGGTGGTGGCAACGAAAAACTGTCTGGTTTTGGGATGATAATTTGACGGCAAATAGACCCTATATCAAAGAACTTCTGCGCCAGATGATACCCCTGCGAAAGTGGTGGTTGACCCAAGCAAGTATGGATATTACCAAGGATGACGAGCTGTTAGATTTAATGCGAGACTCTGGTTGCATCGGAATTTTTTTCGGGATTGAGTCATTTGGCCAGGAATCCTTGGAGGATGCGGGAAAACGCCAAAACAAAGTCGCAGAATATCAAGGCAAAATCAAAAAATTGCATGACCGTGGCATTGGCGTGATGGCTGGTTTTATTTCCGGTTTGGATGGAGATACCCCAGAAAGCATCCGGGATATGGCCAACCAACTGGAGGAAATTGGTGTTGATGTGCCATTTTTGAGCATTCTTACTCCTTTTAAAGGCACGCGTTCATACTCAAAGATGATGGATACGGATCGGTTGCGTTCGGATTTGGGGTGGGAGTTTTACAATGGCTATAATGTCACATTCGTGCCCAGTAAAATGACCCCTGCAGAGCTTTTAAAAGCCCACCGAGATTTGTGGAGATCAGCCTTTAGCCTGCAAGCAATCTTTCGTCGGATTGGTAGATCCTTATTTACTTTGCGCGGGGGGGCAATGATGATGTGTAGCATCATGAATCTCTTCTACGGGCTAAAAGCTCTCACAAATAATGAACCGATTAGCTTTGAAGGAACGGATGAATATAAATCAATTCGGGAAACTATCGATTTGATTCCATACAGTCGCCAGAATTCACTAAGTTGA
- a CDS encoding ATP-binding protein, whose amino-acid sequence MSDHALGSVTQGSLSKGLEVRLHADVSVEEMRVGKFLVIQGRRSRFFCLLTDVSLGTANPRILANPPNINDDFLIDVLAGSGTYGTLELAPMLMLTESEKDSSYGESSVEQMNGQGDRQSNGNGLASYQANSNADVELLPVKTIPAHFSQVFEASERDFRLVFGWEDDPFRRNFAIGEPLDMAVPVCLDLDRFVERSNGVFGKSGTGKSFLTRLLISGIIHKQAAVNLMFDMHSEYGWEAMREGKTVSTVKGLRQLFPGEVEIFTLDAESTKRRGVRGAQELYLSFDQIEIEDIRLVGFELGLSEAALDNANILFSEFGSSWISRLLVMSNEEIKVFCEEKQGHPGSIMSLQRKLKRLENLKYLKQVSTHNYIDQLLQCLEAGKHVVIEFGSQSNLLSYMLATNMITRRIHSIYVKKAEKFLQTKHVGDRPRQLVITIEEAHRFLDSAIVHQTIFGTIAREMRKYFVTLLVVDQRPSGIDNEVMSQIGTRITCLLNDEKDIEAIFTGVAGGQNLRSVLAKLDSKQQALVLGHAVPMPVVVRTRPYDQQFYSEIGCQDWPNKTDAEVLAEAAIAREDLGF is encoded by the coding sequence ATGTCAGACCATGCCCTCGGCTCCGTTACCCAAGGTTCCCTCAGTAAAGGCTTGGAAGTGCGTCTCCATGCGGATGTTTCCGTGGAAGAAATGCGGGTGGGGAAATTTTTAGTTATTCAGGGTAGGCGATCGCGCTTTTTTTGTTTGCTCACCGATGTTTCTTTAGGAACGGCAAATCCAAGGATTTTGGCTAATCCCCCTAACATTAACGATGATTTTTTAATTGATGTATTGGCCGGCAGTGGCACCTACGGCACGTTAGAATTAGCACCCATGTTAATGTTAACGGAGTCAGAAAAGGACTCGAGTTATGGGGAAAGTTCAGTTGAACAGATGAACGGTCAAGGCGATCGCCAGAGTAATGGCAATGGTTTGGCTTCCTATCAAGCTAATAGTAATGCAGACGTGGAATTACTGCCGGTGAAAACTATTCCGGCCCATTTCAGCCAGGTTTTTGAAGCCAGTGAAAGGGATTTTCGTTTGGTATTTGGTTGGGAAGATGATCCGTTTCGACGCAATTTTGCCATTGGGGAACCGTTGGATATGGCGGTGCCAGTGTGTTTAGATTTAGACCGTTTTGTGGAACGGAGCAATGGAGTTTTTGGCAAATCGGGTACAGGGAAATCTTTTTTAACCAGATTATTAATTTCTGGCATTATCCACAAACAGGCGGCGGTCAATTTGATGTTTGACATGCACTCGGAGTATGGTTGGGAGGCGATGAGGGAAGGCAAAACCGTTTCCACTGTTAAGGGTCTGCGGCAATTGTTTCCGGGGGAAGTGGAAATTTTTACCCTCGATGCGGAGTCCACCAAGCGACGGGGAGTGAGGGGAGCCCAGGAACTCTATTTAAGTTTTGATCAAATTGAAATTGAAGATATTCGTTTAGTTGGTTTTGAGTTAGGTTTGTCAGAGGCGGCGTTGGACAATGCCAATATTTTATTTTCTGAGTTTGGCTCTAGTTGGATTTCCCGTTTACTGGTGATGAGCAATGAAGAAATTAAGGTTTTTTGTGAAGAAAAACAAGGGCACCCCGGCTCCATCATGTCTTTGCAACGCAAGTTAAAACGACTAGAAAATTTAAAATATCTCAAACAAGTCAGCACCCATAATTACATCGACCAACTGTTGCAATGTTTAGAAGCAGGCAAACATGTGGTAATTGAATTTGGCTCCCAGTCTAATTTGCTTTCCTATATGCTGGCCACCAATATGATCACCAGGCGTATCCATAGCATTTACGTTAAAAAAGCAGAAAAATTTCTCCAAACTAAACACGTTGGCGATCGCCCCAGGCAATTGGTAATTACCATTGAAGAAGCCCACCGCTTTTTGGATTCTGCCATTGTCCACCAGACTATTTTTGGCACCATTGCCAGGGAAATGCGGAAATACTTTGTTACTTTGTTGGTGGTGGACCAGCGGCCATCGGGCATTGACAATGAAGTTATGTCCCAAATTGGCACCCGTATTACCTGTCTACTCAACGACGAAAAGGACATTGAAGCCATTTTTACCGGGGTGGCGGGGGGGCAAAATTTACGCTCTGTGCTGGCCAAACTAGATTCCAAACAACAGGCTTTAGTGTTAGGCCATGCAGTACCCATGCCGGTGGTGGTGCGGACCCGGCCCTACGACCAGCAGTTTTACAGTGAAATTGGTTGCCAAGATTGGCCAAACAAGACCGATGCTGAAGTATTGGCCGAAGCGGCGATCGCCAGGGAGGATTTGGGCTTTTAG